The sequence below is a genomic window from Methanocalculus natronophilus.
TCTGAAGGTTTCAGGACGTTCTTTTCCATGCTGGATCGGGAGTTCTCTGATGAGTACCTCCTGAGCATGAGGGAGATGATCGAAGAACTGAAACTGCCGGAGGGACACCTGATTCGTGCCGTCCTTGGGAAGGGGAATCAGGGAACCGGGTATGCAATCCAGAGAAGCAGAAAGCCAGGTAAGCAATCCTGGATCTCTCGTTTTATTTCCAGGGAAGATCCTGATCAGTATCACTTCACCATAGCAGAGCGGGATGTTGCAGGATTTCGGGCATTGGGCGAGCTGAAAGGAGAGAGCGTGAGAGATATTGCTGCTCTTCTTGTCCGGGTGTCCGATCACCTGGTACAGATGTGTACAAGTCTCAAGACCGAGCTGGCATTCTATCTCGGTTGCATACAGCTGCACAGCCACCTTTCGCACAGAGGGACGACTATCTGTTTCCCGGTCCCGGAAGAGCCGGGATCACGGAAGTGCTCCGTTCGGGGGGTATATGACATATGCCTGGCCCTCAGAATCGATCAACCAATAGTCAGCAATGATTTGTTTGCCACAGGAAAAGATCTCACCATCATCACCGGTGCGAACCGGGGAGGAAAAACTACCTTTCTCCGGAGCATTGGCCTGGCACAGATGATGATGCAGGCAGGAATGTTTGTGCCGGCAGAATCATTCCATGCAGAGGTCTGTACAGGGATATTCACCCATTTCAGGCGGGAAGAAGACCATTCGATGCAGAGTGGAAAATTTGATGAAGAGCTCAGGCGGATGAGTCAGATCGTGGATTCCCTGAAACCTGACAGCATGGTCTTGTTCAACGAATCCTTTGCGGCGACAAATGAGAGGGAAGGCTCTGAGGTCTCCCACCAGATCGTCTCTGCCCTGATAGAGAAGCAGATCAGGGTTCTTTTTGTCACCCATCTCCATGAATTTTCGCGAAGCCTCTATGATCAGTCCCCTGATAATGCCCTTTTTCTCCGTGCCGAACGTATGCAGGATGGAGAACGGACATTCCGTATTGAAGAGGGGAAGCCTTTGCAGACGAGTTTTGGCCCGGATTTATATACCCGGATTTTTTCGGAGACACATGCAGACACAGATGCAGGATGAAACCTGATAGTATCATCAGGGGTGGAGCACAAACAATCATCATCGATACCAAATACAAGCTTCTCAAGCAGGAAGACAGGAATGGTGGCGTTTCACAGGCAGATATGTACCAGATGTATGCCTATGCCACAAAGGCAGCAAAGAGACCCCCTGCCACAGCCAGAACAGGTTGAAACGGTGATGGTGACAGGGTGAGTTTAGTATACTTTTAGTCCACCGAAGCCATGGATTACAGAACAGGTATTGGCAGCAATGCAATATATGAGATGGGATGGTATTATGCCGGGTTACGGTGACATTGTAGAGAAAATCATCATTTGTAATACATCTCTTGAGGAAACCTGATGTATATCCCAATATCAGAACGTATAGCAAAGCCAGAGGGTAAAACCCTTGCGTTCAAGCGGGATCTCTCCTCCCCAAAGAACATCCTGAAGACAGTAGTCGCCTTTGCAAATACTGCCGGTGGCCACATTCTCATTGGTGTTGACGACGACTCCCGCGAAATAGTCAGCATTTCTGACCCTCTGGATGAAGAGGAGAGGCTTTGTAGCCTCATAGCAGATTCAATAGCCCCGGGGCTTGTCCCGGAGATCGAGCTTGTCTCGATCAATAATAAAACACTTCTTGCTGTTGAAGTATATCCAGGCAGCCAGCGGCCATATTATCTGAAGAAAGAAGGGCCGTTTGATGGTGTATATGTCAGGCTTGGCTCAACCAACCGGAAGGCAGATCAGGAACTGATCAGTGAACTCAGGCGAAGTGTCTCCGGGATCTCCTTTGACGAGATGCCGTTGCCAGATCTCACTGGAGATGATCTTGATACTGATGCCGCCAGGCGACAGTTCAGGGGCCAGAGAGATCTAACTGATGAGGAAATCCTCACCCTGAAACTACTCGTTCCAGTACAGGGGAAGCTTGTCCCGACAACCGGAGGCATGCTTTTGTTTGGAAAGAAGAGGGAGTATTATTTCCCCGATGCCTGGATTCAGTGCGGGAGATTTATTGGAGTTGATAAAGCATACATCTTCGACCATATCGAGATACATGAACATCTCCCGGATGCGGTCGGGAGTGTGATGCTCTTTCTCAAAAAACATGCATTCAGGGGTGCTGACTTCTCCGGGATCCGGCGCCGCGATGTATGGAGCATCCCTCTCACCATTCTCCGTGAGGCAATTATCAACGCTATCGTCCATGCCGATTACTCCCAGAAGGGCGCACCGATCAGGGTGTCATTCTTTGATGACAGGATTGAGATAGAGAATCCAGGCATTCTCCTCCCTGGAATGATAATTGAAGACGTAAAACATGGAGTTTCAAAGATACGAAACCGGGTTATCGCCAGGGTCTTCAAGGAGCTGGATCTCATCGAGCAGTGGGGCAGCGGATTTCGCCGGATTTTACGGGAGGCAAAGGATCTTGGGCTGCCTGAGCCTGAGATCATAGAGATAGGGATGCGGGTGAGGGTCACCGTGTTCCTGAAAGAAGCGCTTCCTATAGAAAACGTATACAGATTTGTGCGTGAAAGAGATGCACGACCAGAGTTACAGCCCGAGTTACGGCCCGAGTTGCAACCCGGGTTGATGCAGGAAACAAAGAGAGAGTCGCCACTTTCCCAAAAAGTAATAATTAATCTCAGTATACGCGATATGGGGATGTCTGAACTAGCAGAGAGAGTAGGGCATAAGAGTGTTTCAGGAGAGCTTAAAAAACAAGTCAGATACCTGCTGAACCATGGATATATTGAGATGACCATACCTGATAAGCCCAATAGTAAAAATCAGAAATACCGTTTAACAGCGAAAGGAAGAGCATTTCTATCCCAAATGCCAAGCGGGAAATGACACTGACAAAAGAGAAGACGCTACGAGATATGGTTTTGGATTCCTATTGAGCCGGATTCCTATTGAACCGGATTTCTATTGAGCCTCTGACATATGTCGTCTTTTTCTCATCATAGTTCCTATCAAAGTTCCCATCAAAGTTCCAGTTCCTATCCCTCTTCCTCCCCCTCACGCTCTGTTTCCTCATCATTTTTCAACACCAGGTGTGAGTTGATCACAAGCGACCCCGGCACCGGGCCCCCTGAGAAGATGCCGACATCGATCAGCTCACCCATGATCCGCCTATATTCATCCCGGTTCTCTTTCTCTCTCCTCTCATAATCACCGGGAACATCAGGGTTGTATACAATCATCGTGGAGAGTTCAGGAAGGCTCACGTGCCTGCCATCCTCATAGATCCTGCCCCGGGCATCTCCCCCGATCCGGTGGTGTGCATAGTATTCCATGAACTTGGCACCACCCTTTACATCCTGTTTGGCATCCTGTTTGGCATCCTGTTTGGCATCCTGTTTGGCATCCTGTTTGGCATACCCCTCAGCATGCTCATCAGCATGCTCATCAGCATTTCCTTCAGCACCCCTTTCAGCATCATCAGTACCAAAGGCGAACATAACCCGCCCGCTCCCATAGGGCAGGGAACCCGGGGTTCCGTCTCGCAGGTTTTCTTCAGGTATCTTCAGGTCATGGCGTTCAAAGAGCTTCATGAACACCCTCTGGATAATTGATCGATCGGGTGGCATCAGGATCACATCGGGGTCGCATCAAAGCAGCTTATGCATCTTCTATTATTCTTTTATTCTTTTATTCTGTTTTTTGTTCTTCAGTTCTTCTGTTCTTCTCCTCATTTCAGGCGTGAATTAAGTATTGTAATCAGTTTAGCCTTATAATCCCGGAGACTGTCCACGGTTTTGATTTTGATATTATTCCTCAACTGGTACGGAACTGATGGGAGAGCAAGATCAATGCTTTTTCGTTTCGGGCCAAAATGAAACCGGCATATCCACTTTTTCGGATCATTGTCCAGATAAATGCCAAATTGTGAGGCTGTTTTGTGATATGACAATCTGCTTTCCCCGACTTTTTTCCCGAGTAAGGATCTGATGATGGAGAAACCCAGTATTTCATCAGAAGCTGGCGTAATCTCCTCCTGAGCTTTGGGAATTTCCGGAAAGAGTGTCTGCTGTTCTGTATCTGAAGGATCGTAGACGAGTATCTCAATATCATAGAGCTTCGCTGCACGTTCCATGCAGGCATCTCCGTTTTTGGTGAGTGCAATTGAGCGTATGCTTCCAGGATTATAGCGTTCCAGTACCTTCTTAGAGAAGATGGCCTGGCCGAGGAGATCCAGGTTAGCGGTATGATATTTATCTTCCTGGATGATCACGATATCTTTACCCTCAATACTGGCATTGAATGGATCGATAATACCGGTGGATCCACCCGGAATCACCACTCTGCTCGTCTTCTCCAGCATCCTGAGAATAGGTGATCCCTCGATCATGGTACCGCCAAGCTTTTCTTCCCAGAAGCAATGCTTCGTCGATTTGAAAGCCCCTTTTTCTGCCTGATTTTCTGGAGGATAGCAGACAACTTCGATCCCAAGGCTCTCTGCAATACTCATCATCTCCGGATCTCCTCCTGTGCAGACAGCAACCGACCTGATGCTTCTCGGATGAAAATAAAATTCCACCAGGTATTTTGAGAAGAATGCCTGGCCGAGAAGAGTAATATTAAAAGGGGTGGCTTTCGTCTGGATTATAATGACATCCCGATCCCTGACAAGGTTTTCTGCCTTCGCGTTTGTATCTACATGCTGCTTTGTGTCACCAACCTTTTTTGTGAGACCCTGGATTACCAGCCCATCTAAGCGGCGTGGATTACATCCCGCTTTATTCCGAACTACTGGAAACTCCTCTATGAGCAGTCCATCAGTCTCCTGCTCCCAGTAACGCCTGGTTAATACGGTCTCATGTTTTGACATACATTTGCACCCCTCAATACGAACCCCTCTTGTATGGATACCACCAAGAACCTTTGCAATCGCCATCTGAGCTGTTGGCAACGGCAACCAGCTCAGCCCCCACATCTCATAAAAAAAGTGCCCGTCAACCGGGTGGATGAGCGGTATGCTCCCGATGGCTCACAATATAGGCGTAAACGACAAAAGCAGCAGCCAGGGAGAGCACGATTCCACCTGCATGTGCATGTACCTCCTTCTGATCCGACGATATATTGAGGATGAAATGTGCCAAATATAGGGGTGAGAGGGGATGATCCCGCTAAAGAGGCCGTATTAATGGAGACACGGGTTCATCGGATTTTACTCATTCTTTCGTCCGTAAACAAGTGCCCCTTCCTTTGGGCAGATCCCTATGCACCGCCGGCAGAGATAACATTCGCTTTTTCTATCATCTTCCCCTGACTCACCGGTCGGACACACCTTCTCACATTTTCCGCATTTGATGCATGCATCCGTCCGCCTGATTTTATATATTGAAGGCAATGCTCCCAGCTGGAAGATTGCTCCAGCCGGGCAGACAGTACGGCAGAACGGACGATACATGATGATTGATACAATGAGGATCGCTACAAAGGCGAGAGTCCCTCCAGTGATGGTGAGCTTAAAGAAGCTGGAGAAACCGAAATAATCAAGGATTTCAATCCCAAAGAGGAATGCACCCAGTATTATTGCTACGAGAAAAATGATCCTGATCACACTCAGTATGCCTTTCTGTTGAAGCAGCACCTTCGGTGTTGGCGTGGTATGGGCAACCTCCTGGACAGCTCCAACCGGGCAGAGATATCCGCAGAAGTGACGGCCAAAGAGGGCTGTCAGGAGCGTAAGCATACCTAGTCCAACTATCCCTGAGAAAAGGATGGTGCCGATACGCTTTCCATCTGCCAGATGCTCAACGAGTCCCTGGACCTGATGGGGGATCATTGGCGAAAACGTCGCAAATCCTATTATTATCGTGATCGTGAGGATCAGAAACCTCATTCGATCAGAAAACCTGCCACGTACCCAGAGATATGCGCACACAATTGAAAGGGTGACAGCATAGACAATACCCACGAGTAGTAACGGGTTGAAATTGGCACCAAACATCAAATAGATTTCATGACGAAAGATGATAAGCCATTGCAAAAAGTGCCATTTTCTTTGGGGTTGGCGTTTCTGTTTCTGACGATGGCAGAGGATACTTTGTCAGCTTCGGGGAGGAAGCCAAATGAGAGCCTGCACAGGCTGCCCGTCCGAATTCAAGCCACAATCAATCCTCATTCAACCCTAGGGCTTCAGAAGCCTCATCCGGGAAGAGATGCTCACCAGGCTTCCTGATGAGTGAGAACCTTTCCCATCTCGATAGGACCCGACAAGATTGGATCTCATATATCTGCATCAGACCCTCAATCCCAAACTATTCTCTCACTTAGGGAATAAATCGACTCTTCTCCAAAATTCTGATCGCTCGTGTTTTTCCAGAATTCTTAGGGAGAAGGGAAAAGATCCCGGGTAGAGAGCCCGATGCAATAACCAGATCATTGAGGGTCATTGAAGCAGGTGCGGCGCGGGCACCGGGGGGCGGGGCCACGAAAACCCGGCATAGGGAGACGGAAACCCCTAACGGAGCATCTGAAGGAGTTCTTCTTTTGGAATGGAATTCCAATGGGATACCTTTCCGAGAATATCATTTCAGTGTACCGTTAGCAATTTCATTGTGAAGAGGGACTGTTATTGTGTGCTCCCCGGCACCGGTACGTTTTGCCATCTGCACATGGCTGCCCCGCTGGCGCAGAACCATGTATCCGAGTGTTTCGAGTACCTTCAGGAGATCGTGGCCACTAACAACTGGAGATTTTGGCAACGGAACCAACCTGTAACTCGGTCAGGGAAACAATGGTGATCTCTTCTCCGGCATCGATTGACTCTTCGTAATGGAGCCCGACTGCTTCACGAATATTCTCCATCAGTTCGTCAAGTGTTCTCGCCTGCGTAAAGATATCAACCCCAATGCCGCGGGAGCACCAGAATTCTCCATCATTGTAGTTCTCAAACTTGATCAGCATGAACAAGCATCCATATTATCATGATGTATAAGACCCTGGGAATAATAAATGTGTCTTACCCTTCAGGATGTAGAGGCCATACAATCACAATTATCACCATTCAAAAACGACTCTTCTCCAAAATTCTGATCGGCAGGGTTTTTCCTGTTGTAGTACTGGTCGAGTAATAGGCGTAGGGTTTCCCGTGGATATACCTGATATCAAGGCACTTCTTTATCATCTTGCGCTTGTTTTACAAGCCACTCTTTTGCCCGGCCTTTTATGTACTACTGTTTGGGAATGGTACTCTATAGATCTTTTGGCTGTGCAGTCTCCGTTCAATGAAAAGAATATTATGTGAAGAGATTATGCCCTATGAGTGGAGGAGTTCGGGCTCAATCATCTTCCAGCAGTTCGATGATACCGTGGTTTCCATCAAGGCGGATCCGCTGACCGGTCCTGAGTGTGTCGGTGGCTCCTGCCAGAACAACTGACGGAATGCCATATTCCCTGGCAACGAGTGAGCCGTGCGTCATAACACCACCGACATTGGTGATCAGTCCGGCAGCATTGAGGAAGAGTGGTGTCCACCCGGGATCCGTATGAGGTGCAACAAGGATCTCACCCTGGCGGAGTGCGGCATCGCCGGGGTAGAGGATGACACGGACAACCCCTTCTGCCACACCTCCCGAGGTTGCAATTCCGGTGAGCCCACCATCACCGGCACCCTCAGGCATGGCTCCACGGGGTACTTCACCATCACTTGTGATAACCGCCGGAGCACGAAGCGTCTGGTGACGGTGAAAGTCTGCTCTTCGCTGGTTGAGATCGATATCAAGAGGTTTTTTGGGATCCCTCAGCGCAGACTGAAGTTCGTCCATCGTGTACATCCATACATCCTCTGCCTCTCTGAGCCCGCCTTCTCTCTTCAGGAGCTCTCCTGCAGCCAGCACCTGATGTCTCGTCTCGGCGATAAGCTGTGAGAGAGCGTATTTGGTGATTTCCCGGATCGAGAGATATTTCCTGTATCGCAAGGCAAAAGCCCTGACCAGGCGGGGTTTTAAGAATCCGAAAAGCCCTCGCCGTGCTGCCTTCTCAAGATCAGCGATCACATCCTCTGCCCGTGCTTCCAGCTCCCTGATCTGTCTTCGATGGGCGCCTCGAACGTCCCTTCGCAATGACGCTCTGACCGACTGGAGGAGCATTGATGGAGCCTCATCATAGCGGGGACGGCTGAACTCAATCTCAGATGGCGCCCGGAATCCATACCGCTGAAGATAGGTCGAAAATGCAGATACAAAGAGATCTCCATCATCCGCACGGCGAATATCCTCAAGATCACCTCCATGTATGATAGCATCACGCACAGGAGAAGAATCACGGGCACGATCCGTGATATCCCCGAGTTCAAGCATCATGGTCGTTGTGACGTTCTCTGACAGCCCCCGCTCAAGTGCCTCAAACTCATCATCCGATGGATTGGAAACCCTCCTGAGGAGAGCCCGGTAGACGTAGATGTTCCAGAGGAGCAATGCCTGTTTCATGGCAGTCCAGACAAATTCCTTATTCTTCTCAAGAGCCATCCTTATGCGGTCTTCGCCTGTTTCTGCCGAGCGGATGGCCAGAATCATCTGCCCCACCGACTGATCCGCCCATCTCCGGCTTCTTGCTGGCACCTCTATATAGCTTTTAGTGACCAGCCCGTGGAGAATGGAGAAAAGGGTCAGGCAGACGGTATACCCAAGGCGCAGCCCGGCAACGAGAGA
It includes:
- a CDS encoding AlbA family DNA-binding domain-containing protein, with product MYIPISERIAKPEGKTLAFKRDLSSPKNILKTVVAFANTAGGHILIGVDDDSREIVSISDPLDEEERLCSLIADSIAPGLVPEIELVSINNKTLLAVEVYPGSQRPYYLKKEGPFDGVYVRLGSTNRKADQELISELRRSVSGISFDEMPLPDLTGDDLDTDAARRQFRGQRDLTDEEILTLKLLVPVQGKLVPTTGGMLLFGKKREYYFPDAWIQCGRFIGVDKAYIFDHIEIHEHLPDAVGSVMLFLKKHAFRGADFSGIRRRDVWSIPLTILREAIINAIVHADYSQKGAPIRVSFFDDRIEIENPGILLPGMIIEDVKHGVSKIRNRVIARVFKELDLIEQWGSGFRRILREAKDLGLPEPEIIEIGMRVRVTVFLKEALPIENVYRFVRERDARPELQPELRPELQPGLMQETKRESPLSQKVIINLSIRDMGMSELAERVGHKSVSGELKKQVRYLLNHGYIEMTIPDKPNSKNQKYRLTAKGRAFLSQMPSGK
- a CDS encoding MutS-related protein, with translation MVSCDLELDILVATMAGGDVFIREVVRNVLLTGTCDPGTICYRQDILRDCMNNPDSIQEMYDTASASIEEYLKIVGRYTGQSADAVRINSVKAIELFIEMLATLRGIGKRHGEAFVSEGFRTFFSMLDREFSDEYLLSMREMIEELKLPEGHLIRAVLGKGNQGTGYAIQRSRKPGKQSWISRFISREDPDQYHFTIAERDVAGFRALGELKGESVRDIAALLVRVSDHLVQMCTSLKTELAFYLGCIQLHSHLSHRGTTICFPVPEEPGSRKCSVRGVYDICLALRIDQPIVSNDLFATGKDLTIITGANRGGKTTFLRSIGLAQMMMQAGMFVPAESFHAEVCTGIFTHFRREEDHSMQSGKFDEELRRMSQIVDSLKPDSMVLFNESFAATNEREGSEVSHQIVSALIEKQIRVLFVTHLHEFSRSLYDQSPDNALFLRAERMQDGERTFRIEEGKPLQTSFGPDLYTRIFSETHADTDAG
- a CDS encoding PEP/pyruvate-binding domain-containing protein; the protein is MQSSDAGSESFILDLASVWACDKAQTGGKGAHLARLIHAGFPVPEGFCLTTALYRELTDDPTITRLIDELERISAAESDALHDLAGRIRDEIQGKELTFDLLKAIERRIDADTSYSVRSSATAEDLPTASFAGQHDTLLDITGIEAITRAILQCMASLYTDRAVSYRAANNILHRDVSMAVVVQQMIEADISGVLFTADPVSGRRTTASIDAAFGPGEGVVSGTVTAENIRLDRRTGEVLDIEVHTGNEIAEDGGGRDVHILTEKQVQKLHAGGEGIERLFGSPQDIEWSFEGEYLWILQSRPITTLFPIPEPRPDGDGLHVYYSWNHRQGMTEAMPPLVVDYWLQTMDALFHRIGFAPATGSLGATAGGLVYFDVTPFLNSKRLFPSLREGLSEFDQQSVYLLDDIVFRRRDEMAEVSLLRGLSPGRSLVAGLRLGYTVCLTLFSILHGLVTKSYIEVPARSRRWADQSVGQMILAIRSAETGEDRIRMALEKNKEFVWTAMKQALLLWNIYVYRALLRRVSNPSDDEFEALERGLSENVTTTMMLELGDITDRARDSSPVRDAIIHGGDLEDIRRADDGDLFVSAFSTYLQRYGFRAPSEIEFSRPRYDEAPSMLLQSVRASLRRDVRGAHRRQIRELEARAEDVIADLEKAARRGLFGFLKPRLVRAFALRYRKYLSIREITKYALSQLIAETRHQVLAAGELLKREGGLREAEDVWMYTMDELQSALRDPKKPLDIDLNQRRADFHRHQTLRAPAVITSDGEVPRGAMPEGAGDGGLTGIATSGGVAEGVVRVILYPGDAALRQGEILVAPHTDPGWTPLFLNAAGLITNVGGVMTHGSLVAREYGIPSVVLAGATDTLRTGQRIRLDGNHGIIELLEDD
- a CDS encoding type II toxin-antitoxin system HicA family toxin; amino-acid sequence: MVLRQRGSHVQMAKRTGAGEHTITVPLHNEIANGTLK
- a CDS encoding 4Fe-4S binding protein; its protein translation is MFGANFNPLLLVGIVYAVTLSIVCAYLWVRGRFSDRMRFLILTITIIIGFATFSPMIPHQVQGLVEHLADGKRIGTILFSGIVGLGMLTLLTALFGRHFCGYLCPVGAVQEVAHTTPTPKVLLQQKGILSVIRIIFLVAIILGAFLFGIEILDYFGFSSFFKLTITGGTLAFVAILIVSIIMYRPFCRTVCPAGAIFQLGALPSIYKIRRTDACIKCGKCEKVCPTGESGEDDRKSECYLCRRCIGICPKEGALVYGRKNE
- a CDS encoding McrC family protein encodes the protein MKPDSIIRGGAQTIIIDTKYKLLKQEDRNGGVSQADMYQMYAYATKAAKRPPATARTG
- a CDS encoding type II toxin-antitoxin system HicB family antitoxin — encoded protein: MLIKFENYNDGEFWCSRGIGVDIFTQARTLDELMENIREAVGLHYEESIDAGEEITIVSLTELQVGSVAKISSC